From Sinorhizobium sp. B11:
GCCGCGGGCAATCTGCACGAACTTGCCGATCACCAGCCGCTCCCGACAGCCCGGCCCCAGATAGGGTGCCAGGATCTCGGCCGTCTCCTCCAGCTTCCCGTAATGCGTGAAGTAGCTGTAATCGCCGACCTCGATGCGCGGATGATCGATCACATTCTTCAGATACATCGTCGTCTTCGAAACCCTGCCATCGGGATGGGTGACGGGAAAGGCTGAATTCGCATCGAGAAGCGGCATGAAAAGACCTTTGCGCGAGGGTTTTACGGCAGCGGGCGCCGCCGCCGGCCAGAATCCGGAAGCAGGATTCCTATAGCCGATCCATCGGCAGGAACCAAAATCTCTGAAACGACCTGTCGAATTCCATGCCGCGCATTCGTCTGTAAGATGAAAGCAGCACGCCGCCCGGCTGTCACCACCACAGGAGAAACAAGATGCCGCAATATCTGGTCGCCATCCACCTCCCCGACGATTACGCCCCCTGCGCGGAAGACGATTCGCTGCGCCGCGATATCGACGTGCTGAACGAGGAGATGGTGGCCGCCGGCATCAGGACCTTCGTCGGCGGCCTGCAAGCGGTCAGCAAGGCAATGTCGGTGCGCACCGCGCCCGACGGCAAGCTGCTCGTCACCGACGGTCCCTATCTCGAAACCAAGGAGCATATCGGCGGC
This genomic window contains:
- a CDS encoding YciI family protein, whose amino-acid sequence is MPQYLVAIHLPDDYAPCAEDDSLRRDIDVLNEEMVAAGIRTFVGGLQAVSKAMSVRTAPDGKLLVTDGPYLETKEHIGGFWVLECADMEQALAWGRKAAIACRAPVEVRAFN